From the Caldalkalibacillus thermarum genome, one window contains:
- a CDS encoding nicotinate phosphoribosyltransferase → MNKTLLTDLYQINMMYAHYKNGKLNQQTVFDLYYRTNPGQSGYAIAAGLEQVVDYICQLSFTEEDIAYLRSVERYDENFIDYLKQFRFTGEIYAVPEGTVVFPHEPLLRVKAPIGEAQLIETAVLNIINHQTLIATKASRITEAAGGGLVMEFGLRRAQGPDAGVYGARAAFIGGVQATSNVLAGKKFGIPVKGTHSHAYVQSYPSEYEAFLAFARTFPHNCILLVDTYDTLNSGVPNAIKTFKKMKEELGDKFKNYGIRLDSGDLAYLSKAARKMLDEAGFEDAIIVASSDLDEYLIRDLRAQGAQIDAWGVGTNLITSRDCPALGGVYKLVAEEENGRLVPKIKVSENPQKITNPGYKKVVRFYDRNSKQALVDLIMLAEEPIPTESFIAFDPVNTWKRKTVENFEARELLAPIFKNGELVCELPDLTEIQRYAQREKERFAPEIRRLINPHVYHVDLSHQLWELKHRLLSQAKQLRT, encoded by the coding sequence ATGAATAAGACGTTGTTAACTGATCTTTACCAAATCAATATGATGTATGCTCATTATAAAAATGGCAAATTGAATCAGCAAACGGTCTTTGACCTCTATTACCGTACAAATCCTGGTCAGAGCGGCTATGCCATCGCGGCAGGATTGGAGCAGGTGGTGGACTACATCTGCCAACTCTCCTTTACAGAGGAAGACATTGCCTATTTACGGTCAGTTGAGCGTTACGATGAGAACTTTATAGATTATTTAAAACAATTCAGATTTACAGGGGAGATTTATGCCGTCCCAGAAGGTACAGTGGTCTTTCCCCATGAGCCCCTGCTTAGGGTCAAAGCCCCGATAGGGGAAGCCCAATTGATTGAGACAGCCGTTTTAAACATCATCAATCATCAAACATTGATTGCCACCAAAGCTTCCCGTATTACCGAAGCAGCTGGAGGCGGATTGGTGATGGAATTCGGACTGCGCCGGGCGCAGGGACCTGATGCCGGCGTTTATGGTGCAAGGGCAGCTTTTATAGGAGGAGTCCAAGCCACTTCAAACGTGCTGGCCGGAAAAAAATTTGGCATACCGGTCAAAGGTACCCATTCCCATGCTTATGTGCAAAGTTATCCGTCTGAGTATGAGGCATTCTTAGCTTTTGCCCGCACCTTTCCGCACAATTGTATTTTGCTTGTCGATACCTACGACACCTTGAACAGCGGTGTGCCTAATGCTATTAAAACCTTTAAAAAAATGAAAGAGGAATTGGGCGATAAATTTAAGAATTATGGCATCCGGCTGGACAGCGGCGATTTGGCTTATTTGTCCAAAGCAGCCAGAAAGATGCTGGACGAAGCCGGTTTTGAGGATGCAATCATTGTGGCTTCCAGCGACCTAGATGAATATTTGATCAGGGATTTAAGGGCGCAAGGGGCTCAAATCGATGCCTGGGGTGTAGGCACTAATTTAATCACATCCAGGGATTGCCCAGCTCTGGGCGGGGTGTATAAACTGGTTGCTGAGGAAGAAAACGGCCGTTTAGTCCCTAAAATCAAAGTGAGTGAAAACCCGCAAAAAATTACCAATCCCGGGTATAAGAAAGTGGTTCGCTTTTATGACCGCAATTCTAAACAGGCGCTGGTCGATTTAATCATGCTGGCAGAAGAGCCGATTCCGACTGAGTCTTTTATTGCGTTTGATCCCGTTAACACTTGGAAACGCAAAACAGTGGAAAACTTTGAGGCCAGAGAGCTGCTGGCGCCCATTTTCAAGAATGGAGAACTTGTGTGTGAGCTTCCGGATTTAACAGAAATTCAACGCTACGCTCAACGGGAAAAGGAGCGGTTTGCCCCTGAAATCAGACGACTAATCAATCCCCATGTCTATCACGTTGACCTTTCTCACCAATTGTGGGAATTGAAGCACCGTTTACTATCACAGGCTAAACAGCTCCGCACATGA
- the ligD gene encoding non-homologous end-joining DNA ligase, which yields MVKTDQQRQTININGHLVDLTSLNKTVWPEMGINKSQYLHYLSETAEYMLPYLARRHLTVIRYPHGISGESFYQKNCPPYAPPFVQTDTHEGINYIVCSDLATLIWLGNQLALEFHVPFQPLDTDNPSEIVFDLDPPHRKHFQLAVKAAMMMKDLFDKLDLKSFIKTSGNKGLQVYIPLAENTYTYEQTRLFTAFVARFLVSEQPGLFTIERLKKNRRGRLYIDYVQHAPGKTIIAPYSPRANPDALVATPLYWDEVDNGLRPEQFTLPTIPSRLKEKGCPFQAFTEVKDNQPFDMILEWIQKHQKA from the coding sequence ATGGTCAAAACTGATCAACAGCGGCAGACGATCAACATAAACGGGCACCTGGTTGACCTGACCAGCTTGAATAAAACGGTTTGGCCAGAGATGGGAATTAATAAGTCACAATACTTGCATTATCTGTCGGAGACAGCCGAATATATGCTGCCTTACTTAGCAAGGAGACACCTGACCGTGATCCGTTATCCCCACGGGATCAGCGGAGAATCCTTCTATCAGAAAAATTGCCCTCCCTATGCCCCTCCATTCGTGCAGACAGATACCCATGAAGGGATCAACTACATTGTTTGTTCCGATTTAGCCACGCTCATCTGGCTGGGCAATCAGTTGGCACTTGAGTTTCATGTTCCGTTTCAACCCCTTGACACAGACAACCCCTCGGAGATCGTCTTTGACCTGGACCCGCCCCACAGGAAACACTTTCAGTTGGCTGTCAAGGCGGCCATGATGATGAAGGACTTATTTGACAAACTCGACTTAAAGTCATTTATCAAAACATCAGGCAACAAGGGACTGCAAGTCTATATCCCGCTTGCAGAAAACACTTATACCTACGAGCAAACACGCTTGTTCACCGCATTTGTTGCGCGCTTTCTGGTATCCGAGCAACCCGGACTGTTTACGATTGAACGGTTGAAGAAGAACCGCCGCGGCCGCCTGTATATCGACTATGTGCAACACGCACCTGGCAAAACGATCATTGCCCCTTATTCCCCGCGGGCAAACCCGGATGCACTTGTCGCGACGCCTTTATACTGGGATGAAGTGGACAACGGGTTAAGACCGGAACAATTTACGTTGCCAACGATACCCTCCCGTCTCAAAGAAAAAGGTTGTCCCTTTCAGGCCTTCACAGAGGTCAAGGACAACCAGCCGTTTGATATGATATTGGAATGGATTCAGAAACATCAAAAAGCTTAA
- the ligD gene encoding non-homologous end-joining DNA ligase → MNDAIQTLPALSPMLPTLSSIIPAGAEWRYELKFDGYRAILYCSNDGVQIVSRNGHLYNSLFPEIVEAFLRLSPQLEEQLPLILDGELCILASPVKADFSLIQHRGRLRSPEKIARAAFDKPATFICFDLLYLKGKDFRRESYLDRKRRLEHLLDSLAQPQSKSRVPFPSIGWAKPYDHPDALWETVIANDAEGIVAKRVSSVWQSGKRTTDWLKIKNYKVATCFITGYDKQNGYFHVGVLRDREVYPVGLFSHGLREAERRALLEIIKNNKTEETGSMVKMEPSLCVDIKFLEVYKQQLREPRFTGFRTDVYWEDCTWSKLINSGRRST, encoded by the coding sequence ATGAATGATGCAATTCAAACACTTCCCGCCCTCTCACCCATGCTCCCGACTCTATCCTCCATCATTCCGGCAGGAGCAGAGTGGCGGTATGAACTTAAGTTTGATGGCTACCGGGCTATCCTGTATTGCTCAAACGACGGCGTGCAGATTGTCAGCCGCAATGGCCATCTGTACAACTCCCTTTTTCCTGAGATTGTGGAGGCCTTCCTGCGTTTATCCCCACAGCTAGAAGAACAGCTACCCCTTATTTTGGACGGTGAGCTTTGCATTCTTGCCTCCCCTGTCAAAGCGGACTTCAGCCTGATCCAGCACCGCGGCCGTTTGCGTTCCCCTGAAAAAATTGCCCGCGCTGCATTTGACAAGCCGGCTACATTTATTTGCTTTGATCTTCTGTACTTAAAAGGAAAAGATTTCCGCCGTGAATCTTATCTGGACCGGAAAAGGCGGCTGGAACATTTGCTGGACTCCCTTGCCCAGCCTCAATCCAAGTCTAGAGTCCCCTTCCCTTCTATCGGCTGGGCAAAGCCGTATGATCATCCGGACGCACTATGGGAGACGGTGATTGCGAATGATGCAGAAGGCATTGTAGCCAAACGGGTCAGCAGCGTTTGGCAAAGCGGTAAGCGGACCACTGATTGGTTGAAGATCAAAAACTATAAGGTGGCCACGTGTTTTATTACTGGTTACGACAAACAGAATGGCTACTTTCATGTGGGCGTTTTACGGGACAGGGAGGTATATCCGGTCGGCTTGTTTTCACATGGTTTGAGGGAGGCTGAACGTCGGGCTCTGCTGGAGATTATCAAAAACAATAAAACAGAGGAAACCGGCTCCATGGTCAAGATGGAGCCCAGTTTGTGTGTGGATATCAAATTTTTGGAGGTTTATAAACAGCAACTGCGGGAGCCCCGTTTTACCGGTTTTCGGACAGACGTTTATTGGGAGGATTGTACATGGTCAAAACTGATCAACAGCGGCAGACGATCAACATAA
- the ku gene encoding non-homologous end joining protein Ku, giving the protein MHTIWKGSISFGLVHIPIKLFAATESKQIHLRQLHQECHTPIKYDKVCPVCEEKVDQDEIVKGYEYDKGHFVVLDDDELEAIAAAKSKTIDIIDFIQLKEIDPIYFNRSYFLGPTENGEKAYTLLKRAMEETEKVAMAKFILRAKEQLAAIRVYQKALLIETLHYPDEIRPVDHVPGLVDLDLEEKELKMAKQLIEQLTTDFEPEKYTDEYRAKLKDMIENKITGNEIKIAREVPETDIKSLMDALQESIQQTKKKTKRRRTTKKKAKTS; this is encoded by the coding sequence ATGCATACAATCTGGAAAGGGTCTATCAGCTTCGGCTTGGTTCACATCCCCATCAAGCTTTTTGCTGCTACTGAAAGTAAACAAATCCATCTGCGTCAATTGCACCAGGAGTGTCATACACCCATTAAATACGATAAAGTGTGCCCGGTGTGCGAAGAAAAAGTGGACCAGGACGAGATTGTCAAAGGGTATGAGTATGACAAAGGCCATTTTGTTGTCCTTGACGATGATGAACTGGAAGCGATTGCCGCTGCTAAAAGCAAAACGATCGACATCATTGATTTTATCCAATTAAAAGAGATTGATCCCATATACTTTAACCGTTCGTACTTCCTTGGTCCAACAGAGAACGGAGAAAAAGCATATACATTGTTAAAGAGGGCCATGGAGGAAACAGAAAAAGTGGCCATGGCCAAGTTTATTTTACGGGCTAAAGAACAACTGGCCGCTATCCGGGTGTATCAGAAGGCTCTCTTGATTGAAACCCTGCATTATCCCGATGAGATTCGTCCTGTGGATCACGTTCCTGGACTCGTCGACCTGGACCTTGAAGAAAAAGAGTTAAAAATGGCCAAGCAGCTGATTGAACAGCTCACCACCGACTTTGAACCGGAAAAATATACAGATGAGTACCGGGCCAAATTAAAGGACATGATTGAAAACAAGATTACAGGAAATGAAATTAAGATTGCCAGGGAAGTGCCTGAAACTGATATTAAGAGCCTGATGGATGCACTGCAGGAAAGTATCCAGCAAACAAAGAAAAAGACAAAACGCCGGCGCACGACCAAAAAGAAGGCCAAAACATCATGA
- a CDS encoding Rqc2 family fibronectin-binding protein — protein MAIDGMMIHALLEEMQILKSGRITKIYQPFERDIVLHIRAQGKNHRLLVSANPTYPRLHFTDEQLPNPEQAPMFCMVLRKYLEGGIIQRLHQPAAERIVWIDVRSKTEIGDFMVKRLVIEIMGRHSNIILIDPETEKIIDSIHHVPSSVNQYRVVLPGRPYVSPPDQGKLNPFEITKEMFLRKLDFNQGKLDQQIVRHFKGISPLLAKEIVHQAGLPRQDQVWDSFSRLIGKIKAKDYEPAIMETDQKSLFYLFPLAHVDAKPTRYSTLSKMLDTYFTEKVRTDRLKQTANDLIKRLTAEINKNKKKLTKLEQTLKESEQADTYRLYGELLTAYMHQIKRGATEIEVVNYYDEQGGTVTIPLEPELEPSENAQRYFKKYNKAKVAKEMATEQLNKTKEEMVYLETLLHQLEQASWSDIEEIREELTEQGYLRERGKRHKKQKQTQPKPATFYSSEGIPVLVGRNNKQNDYLTMRLASPHDTWLHTKDIPGSHVVIRSQNYGETTLREAAVLAAYFSKARESSQVPVDYTLVKYVRKPKGAKPGFVIYEQHKTLFVTPDKEIVAKLMTNASPDA, from the coding sequence ATGGCCATTGACGGAATGATGATACATGCCTTGCTGGAAGAAATGCAGATATTAAAGAGCGGACGGATCACCAAAATTTATCAGCCCTTTGAACGCGATATTGTGCTTCATATTCGCGCCCAGGGTAAGAACCACCGGTTGCTCGTCTCGGCCAACCCTACCTATCCCCGTTTGCATTTTACGGATGAACAGTTGCCAAATCCAGAACAAGCCCCTATGTTTTGCATGGTGTTACGCAAATATTTAGAAGGCGGCATCATCCAGCGTTTGCATCAACCAGCAGCGGAACGGATTGTCTGGATTGATGTCCGCTCAAAAACCGAGATCGGAGATTTCATGGTTAAGCGCCTGGTGATTGAAATCATGGGTCGGCACAGCAATATCATCTTGATTGACCCGGAAACTGAAAAAATCATTGACAGTATTCATCACGTTCCATCTTCCGTTAACCAGTACCGGGTTGTTTTGCCCGGGCGACCCTATGTATCCCCGCCTGATCAAGGCAAGCTGAACCCATTTGAAATCACCAAAGAGATGTTTTTGCGCAAACTGGATTTCAACCAGGGAAAACTAGACCAGCAAATTGTACGGCACTTTAAAGGCATCAGCCCCCTGTTGGCCAAAGAGATCGTTCATCAAGCCGGCTTGCCCAGGCAGGATCAAGTGTGGGACAGTTTTTCCCGGCTGATCGGCAAGATCAAAGCCAAAGATTATGAGCCGGCCATCATGGAAACAGACCAAAAATCTCTCTTTTACCTGTTTCCACTGGCCCATGTGGACGCCAAGCCCACCCGGTATAGCACCTTGAGCAAAATGCTGGACACTTATTTTACAGAAAAAGTAAGGACAGACCGGCTGAAACAGACAGCCAATGACCTGATCAAACGTCTTACAGCAGAAATCAACAAAAACAAGAAGAAGCTGACTAAACTGGAACAAACCTTGAAAGAGAGCGAACAAGCCGACACATACCGCTTGTACGGAGAACTTTTGACCGCTTATATGCACCAGATTAAGCGGGGGGCAACAGAAATAGAAGTGGTTAATTACTACGATGAACAGGGGGGCACCGTCACCATTCCTCTGGAGCCTGAGCTGGAGCCCAGTGAAAATGCCCAGCGCTACTTCAAAAAATATAACAAGGCCAAGGTGGCCAAAGAGATGGCAACTGAACAGCTGAATAAAACCAAGGAAGAAATGGTCTATTTGGAAACGCTCCTGCACCAGCTGGAACAGGCCTCCTGGTCTGACATTGAGGAGATACGTGAAGAGCTCACCGAACAGGGCTATCTGCGCGAACGGGGCAAACGCCATAAAAAACAGAAACAGACGCAACCTAAACCGGCAACGTTTTACTCATCTGAAGGCATCCCTGTTCTGGTCGGACGGAACAATAAACAAAACGATTATTTAACAATGCGTCTGGCTTCCCCTCACGATACCTGGCTGCATACCAAGGATATCCCCGGTTCCCATGTGGTGATCCGCAGCCAAAACTATGGAGAAACCACGTTGCGGGAAGCGGCGGTTTTGGCCGCTTATTTTAGCAAAGCCCGGGAGTCAAGCCAGGTTCCAGTGGACTACACCCTGGTCAAATATGTGCGCAAACCTAAAGGGGCCAAACCAGGCTTTGTCATTTACGAACAGCACAAAACCCTTTTTGTAACCCCGGATAAAGAAATTGTAGCCAAACTAATGACCAACGCCTCCCCTGATGCCTGA
- a CDS encoding calcium-translocating P-type ATPase, SERCA-type, whose protein sequence is MKHLKWYVQDERALEQTLQTNLEEGLSHKEADKRLQKVGYNELEDGQRISAFALLLGQFKDFMVLVLLMATLISGLLGEYTDAITIIAIVILNAILGFIQEFRAEKSLQALKELTAPTAHVIRDGKLTEIPAAELVPGDIVYFEAGDRIPADLRLIETKGVYVEESALTGESVPVQKDERVMHSEEAVSLGDQHNMAFMGTMVTRGSGQGVVVATGMATQMGQIASLISTTESVQTPLQLRLEQLGKVLISVALFLTAVVVVTGIWHGHDTYKMFLAGVSLAVAAIPEGLPAIVTIALALGVQRMIKRRAIVRKLPSVETLGCASVICSDKTGTLTQNKMTVTHIWTNNELIEVTGTGYEPFGEFKLNNQPVSFDSRPYVKQMLEMGVLCNNTLLEKVEEPEGVFKKKASFWDITGDPTEGALVVAGAKANVWKVELDHAYPRLEEFPFDSSRKMMSVLIRYKGDQRYVITKGAPDVLIERCSRVFWNGKVTVLTPTIKREILEANERLAKMALRNLAIAYRTVSATETVRNEEEAEQQLVFVGLFGMIDPPRQEVKEAIKECKRAGIKTIMITGDHQKTAEAIAFQLGILSHGQRSLTGSQLERMNDKQFHNMVEEVTVYARVSPEHKLRIVKALQAKGHVVAMTGDGVNDAPAIKAADIGIAMGITGTDVTKEASSLILSDDNFATIKAAIEEGRNIYENIRKFIRYMLASNVGEILVMFLAMLMAMPLPLVPIQILWVNLVTDGLPAMALGVDRAEGNVMNRPPRDRRESIFANGLGWKIISRGFLIGLTTLAAFWITLEQQPDDLTKAQTIAFATLVMAQLIHVFDCRSDKSIFSRNPFENKWLLVAVGVSTLMLVGVIHMEVMQPIFKTTALSLVEWLFVLAMAAIPSVILGFSHVFRRG, encoded by the coding sequence GTGAAACATTTGAAATGGTATGTTCAGGATGAACGGGCACTTGAACAAACGCTGCAGACCAATTTAGAAGAGGGCTTAAGCCACAAAGAAGCAGATAAAAGACTGCAAAAAGTGGGTTACAACGAGCTGGAAGACGGGCAGCGCATCTCTGCCTTTGCGCTTTTACTTGGCCAGTTTAAAGACTTTATGGTGCTTGTCTTGCTCATGGCCACGCTGATCTCAGGGTTGTTGGGGGAGTATACTGACGCCATCACCATCATTGCTATCGTGATATTAAATGCTATTTTAGGTTTTATACAAGAATTTCGGGCGGAAAAGTCATTGCAAGCACTCAAGGAGTTAACAGCGCCAACAGCCCATGTGATCCGGGACGGGAAGCTGACTGAAATTCCAGCAGCCGAACTGGTGCCAGGGGATATTGTTTATTTTGAAGCAGGAGACCGCATTCCCGCTGATTTAAGGTTGATAGAGACGAAGGGTGTTTATGTGGAGGAATCTGCTTTAACCGGGGAATCGGTGCCTGTTCAGAAAGATGAAAGGGTGATGCATAGCGAAGAGGCAGTGAGCTTGGGAGACCAGCACAATATGGCTTTTATGGGAACGATGGTGACACGCGGTTCGGGGCAAGGTGTTGTGGTGGCTACGGGCATGGCCACACAAATGGGTCAAATCGCTTCCCTGATTTCCACCACTGAATCTGTGCAGACCCCCCTGCAGCTCCGATTGGAACAACTTGGCAAAGTGCTGATATCTGTGGCCTTGTTCCTCACAGCAGTGGTGGTTGTAACCGGGATCTGGCACGGCCATGACACCTATAAGATGTTCCTGGCCGGGGTGAGTCTGGCCGTGGCCGCCATTCCGGAAGGATTACCCGCCATTGTAACTATTGCTCTGGCATTGGGTGTGCAGAGGATGATCAAGCGCAGGGCCATTGTGCGCAAGCTTCCTTCGGTTGAAACACTTGGTTGCGCGTCAGTGATCTGCTCTGATAAAACAGGAACTTTGACTCAGAACAAGATGACAGTGACCCATATTTGGACCAACAACGAATTAATCGAGGTAACAGGTACAGGTTATGAACCTTTTGGAGAGTTCAAACTAAATAATCAACCGGTATCTTTTGACAGCAGGCCCTATGTCAAGCAGATGCTGGAGATGGGGGTATTGTGTAATAACACCCTGTTGGAGAAGGTGGAAGAACCGGAAGGGGTATTTAAGAAAAAAGCCAGCTTTTGGGATATTACTGGTGACCCTACCGAAGGAGCTTTAGTGGTGGCAGGGGCCAAGGCCAATGTGTGGAAAGTGGAACTGGATCACGCCTATCCCCGCTTGGAGGAATTTCCCTTTGACTCTTCCCGCAAAATGATGTCGGTTCTTATCCGCTATAAAGGGGATCAACGCTATGTCATTACCAAGGGCGCACCGGATGTTTTAATTGAACGCTGCAGCCGCGTGTTTTGGAACGGGAAGGTTACGGTCCTGACACCAACGATAAAAAGGGAAATTTTAGAGGCCAACGAAAGGCTGGCTAAAATGGCCTTGCGCAACCTGGCTATTGCTTACCGGACTGTTTCAGCCACCGAAACGGTCAGAAATGAAGAAGAGGCTGAACAGCAACTAGTCTTTGTCGGTCTGTTTGGGATGATTGATCCGCCTAGGCAGGAAGTGAAAGAGGCGATTAAGGAGTGCAAACGGGCCGGAATTAAAACGATCATGATCACTGGTGATCACCAGAAAACAGCTGAAGCGATTGCTTTCCAATTGGGTATTTTAAGCCATGGGCAGCGCTCGTTGACCGGGAGCCAGTTAGAACGGATGAATGATAAACAGTTTCACAATATGGTGGAAGAAGTCACTGTCTATGCTCGTGTCTCACCTGAACATAAACTGCGCATTGTCAAAGCATTGCAGGCTAAAGGACATGTTGTCGCTATGACCGGTGACGGAGTGAATGATGCACCGGCCATTAAAGCTGCAGATATTGGCATTGCGATGGGGATTACGGGGACGGATGTAACCAAAGAAGCATCCTCTCTGATTCTGAGCGATGACAATTTTGCCACGATTAAGGCGGCTATTGAGGAAGGGCGGAACATATACGAAAATATCCGCAAATTTATCCGCTATATGCTGGCTTCCAATGTGGGAGAAATTTTAGTCATGTTTTTGGCCATGCTCATGGCCATGCCCCTTCCCCTCGTTCCGATCCAGATTTTATGGGTGAACCTGGTCACAGATGGACTGCCAGCGATGGCCCTTGGTGTGGACCGGGCGGAAGGGAATGTGATGAACCGTCCGCCCCGGGATAGGCGGGAGAGCATTTTTGCCAATGGATTAGGGTGGAAAATCATTTCCCGTGGATTTTTGATCGGTTTAACCACCCTGGCTGCTTTTTGGATCACGCTGGAACAACAACCTGATGACCTCACCAAAGCCCAAACCATTGCCTTTGCTACGCTGGTCATGGCCCAGTTGATCCATGTTTTTGATTGCCGCAGTGATAAATCCATTTTCAGCCGCAATCCCTTTGAAAACAAGTGGTTGCTGGTGGCCGTTGGCGTGTCTACCTTGATGCTGGTTGGCGTGATCCATATGGAAGTTATGCAACCCATTTTTAAAACAACGGCATTGTCCCTTGTGGAGTGGTTGTTCGTGCTTGCTATGGCCGCTATTCCCTCTGTGATTTTAGGCTTTTCTCACGTGTTTCGAAGGGGATAA
- a CDS encoding YicC/YloC family endoribonuclease, which yields MRSMTGYGRQETVIGDLRCTIEVKSVNHRFCEVSVRMPKALSQYEEAIKKCVTSQIQRGRIEVYIHLHTEQWSGRKVQVDWGLAEAYYQALCSLKERYGLSGSLTLNELLQLPDLISLEETEDMEPYKEGLLEGVSQAVDKLVAMREQEGAALAKDLEQRNQTVLLTVNKIEAYAPQVKAHYQQCLEQRVREFLQNRAEVDESRLLTEVAVFADKADISEECTRLRSHCRQFKDLLTSEGPVGRKLEFLVQEMNREVNTIGSKAQAIQISQWVIELKSQLEKIREQVQNVE from the coding sequence ATGAGGAGCATGACCGGATACGGCAGGCAAGAAACGGTGATTGGGGACCTCCGTTGTACAATTGAGGTCAAATCTGTCAATCACCGCTTTTGTGAAGTGTCTGTCCGCATGCCAAAAGCATTGAGCCAATATGAAGAAGCGATTAAAAAATGTGTCACCAGCCAGATTCAAAGGGGACGAATTGAGGTATATATTCACCTGCATACTGAGCAATGGTCGGGGCGCAAAGTGCAAGTCGACTGGGGACTGGCGGAAGCGTATTACCAGGCGCTGTGCAGCTTAAAGGAACGTTACGGCCTGTCTGGTTCCTTAACACTCAATGAGTTGTTGCAACTGCCTGATCTGATCTCCCTTGAAGAGACCGAAGATATGGAACCCTATAAGGAAGGGCTTCTGGAGGGGGTCAGCCAGGCTGTAGACAAGCTGGTGGCCATGCGTGAGCAAGAGGGTGCAGCCCTGGCCAAAGATTTAGAACAACGGAATCAGACCGTTTTGTTAACGGTAAACAAAATAGAAGCTTATGCGCCCCAGGTGAAAGCGCACTATCAACAATGTTTGGAGCAGCGGGTCAGGGAATTTCTCCAAAACAGGGCGGAAGTAGATGAATCCCGCCTGTTGACAGAAGTGGCCGTCTTCGCCGATAAAGCGGATATTAGTGAAGAGTGCACAAGACTCAGAAGCCATTGCCGACAGTTTAAGGATTTGCTGACAAGTGAAGGGCCTGTGGGACGTAAATTGGAGTTTCTCGTCCAGGAAATGAACCGGGAAGTCAATACCATTGGTTCAAAAGCCCAAGCCATTCAAATCAGTCAATGGGTGATTGAACTGAAAAGCCAGCTCGAAAAAATAAGGGAACAAGTTCAAAATGTAGAATAA
- the remA gene encoding extracellular matrix/biofilm regulator RemA, which yields MSIQLINIGFGNIVNANRIISIVSPESQPIKRFINQAKERQMLIDATYGRRTRAVIIMDSDHVILSAVQPETVAQRLGSTREDIVVE from the coding sequence TTGTCTATCCAATTGATTAATATTGGTTTCGGCAATATTGTCAATGCCAACCGGATTATTTCAATTGTCAGCCCCGAGTCACAACCGATCAAGCGTTTTATCAACCAGGCAAAGGAACGTCAAATGTTAATTGATGCCACATATGGCAGGCGTACGCGGGCTGTGATCATCATGGACAGCGACCACGTGATTTTGTCTGCCGTGCAGCCGGAAACCGTTGCCCAGCGCCTTGGCTCAACTCGCGAAGATATTGTGGTAGAGTAA
- the gmk gene encoding guanylate kinase, protein MEAKEQGLLIVLSGPSGVGKGTVCAALRKRDVPFTYSVSVTTRPPREGEVDGVNYFFKTKEEFEDMIKRDEFLEWARYVNHYYGTPRRYVEEQLNAGRDVLLEIEVQGALQVKKKFPQGIFIFLVPPSLKELEQRIVSRGTESRDVIHNRMVVAREELEMMKHYDYVVVNDKVELACDRIEAIILAEHCKRERMMKHYITALKEAE, encoded by the coding sequence ATGGAAGCAAAAGAACAAGGACTGCTGATTGTTTTGTCTGGCCCATCCGGGGTAGGGAAAGGTACAGTCTGTGCCGCTTTGAGGAAAAGGGACGTTCCCTTTACTTACTCGGTTTCGGTGACCACACGTCCCCCCCGGGAAGGGGAAGTGGACGGCGTCAATTACTTCTTTAAAACCAAAGAGGAATTTGAAGACATGATCAAGCGTGATGAATTCCTGGAATGGGCCCGGTATGTCAACCATTACTACGGGACGCCACGTCGGTACGTTGAGGAGCAACTGAATGCGGGACGTGACGTGCTTCTGGAGATTGAAGTGCAAGGCGCTCTGCAGGTAAAGAAAAAATTCCCCCAAGGAATCTTTATTTTTCTGGTACCGCCCAGCTTAAAAGAGCTTGAGCAAAGGATTGTCTCCAGAGGAACCGAATCCCGTGATGTGATCCACAACCGCATGGTTGTTGCCCGGGAGGAACTGGAAATGATGAAGCATTATGATTATGTGGTTGTGAATGATAAAGTTGAGTTGGCCTGTGACCGTATTGAAGCGATCATATTAGCCGAACATTGTAAAAGGGAACGCATGATGAAACATTACATCACTGCTTTGAAGGAGGCAGAATAA
- the rpoZ gene encoding DNA-directed RNA polymerase subunit omega, with protein sequence MLYPSIDDLMKKVDSKYKLVTLAAKRARELRDKGNPYIKDPKSHKYVGVALEEIISGYITYEEEKQSEK encoded by the coding sequence ATGCTGTACCCTTCCATTGATGATCTGATGAAAAAAGTAGACTCCAAGTATAAATTAGTGACTTTGGCCGCTAAAAGAGCCAGAGAATTGCGTGACAAAGGAAATCCTTACATTAAGGATCCAAAGTCTCACAAATATGTGGGAGTAGCTCTGGAAGAAATTATTTCTGGTTACATTACTTATGAAGAGGAAAAACAATCTGAAAAATAA